In Salmo salar chromosome ssa15, Ssal_v3.1, whole genome shotgun sequence, one genomic interval encodes:
- the LOC106570921 gene encoding chondroitin sulfate proteoglycan 4, whose translation MDSMIFSVFSPPAALETQTFKMDVSYENAGTDRKSLLLANTGAVVTEGDSVVIDKSKLDASNLMFKLPTPQRSSHEVWFQVKSLPQHGVIVVGERNLSVEKPNFSQYILNRYGITYHHDDSETRHDSFVFDTWLNPKGKPAQRPLDVSQLLEEWFNITVVPINEQPPVLKTKTPNLSVVPGDIVALGLQNLNVEDLDNPSEDIQYTVVSKPNNGYLALGGSLNESVVSFTQAQINSGKVYFVHDGSRASVVFYFSISDGHHEPVYKLFNLELTEITISLVNNTGLALKQGQTCVALTQGSLAAETNGKTTTVHYRITKLPRYGKILWLDNQDLRQFEQEDLRTGHLFYHMTSVTSGQDSFEFTVFTSEANLTNQVVNITVKPLVRFGKGVRIPNGIVVKLNTGFLNATELASLTGSDPIFEVVSQPKYGKLARGKAKAGMKTEPVESFSFQDVKQERLSIELNANMTEVQELNDSLVFVVKAENVPPAKGEFRFTVVPYDPSLVKRTESPILTTSSLFSQSLNQTNQTTVFGVGTALPSLSTSFFSTQRPSKTDQKFKGRNHWGNTNRNDSTGTTLGKPTMGRGEDLSGIPFMMTPVRVESYPQRTSNPLLVILPLLVLLLLLIILVVLFLLLRRNRKRKQKPLNLKPLPSPSTPLACHDQPQRSAAVPMVTVTPLSPSGPGSPALDRPLPFANQGSVSNSASPPNCSLKAVNPESSDQLIRTTLPTLQQNQYWV comes from the exons ATGGACTCAATGATTTTCTCAGTGTTTTCACCACCAGCTGCCCTGGAGACCCAGACCTTCAAGATGGACGTCTCCTATGAGAATGCTGGAACCGACCGCAAATCATTGCTCCTCGCTAACACAG GTGCAGTGGTGACAGAGGGTGACAGTGTTGTCATCGACAAGTCCAAGCTGGATGCGTCTAACCTAATGTTCAAGCTGCCCACGCCCCAGCGCAGCTCTCATGAGGTTTGGTTCCAGGTCAAGTCTCTACCCCAGCATGGCGTTATCGTGGTGGGAGAGAGGAACCTCAGTGTGGAGAAACCGAACTTCTCCCAGTACATCCTCAACAGGTATGGCATCACATACCACCACGACGACTCTGAGACGCGCCATGACAGCTTTGTCTTCGACACCTGGCTGAACCCCAAGGGAAAGCCGGCCCAGCGCCCTCTAGACGTCAGCCAG CTGCTGGAAGAGTGGTTCAACATCACAGTGGTCCCGATCAACGAGCAGCCACCCGTCCTGAAGACCAAAACCCCCAACCTGAGTGTGGTACCGGGGGACATAGTGGCCCTGGGCCTGCAGAACCTCAATGTGGAAGATCTGGACAACCCTTCAGAGGACATCCAGTACACTGTCGTCAGCAAGCCAAACAACGGCTATTTGGCCCTGGGAGGAAGCCTGAATGAGTCTGTGGTGTCTTTCACTCAGGCTCAGATCAACAGTGGGAAGGTGTACTTTGTCCATGATGGAAGCCGGGCGTCGGTGGTCTTCTATTTCAGTATCTCGGACGGCCACCACGAGCCGGTGTACAAGCTATTCAACCTGGAGTTGACAGAGATCACCATCTCCCTGGTTAATAACACAGGGCTGGCTCTGAAGCAGGGTCAGACCTGTGTAGCGTTAACCCAGGGGAGTCTGGCTGCAGAGACTAACGGGAAAACCACAACGGTTCACTACCGAATCACCAAGCTGCCGCGGTACGGCAAGATCCTTTGGCTGGACAACCAGGATTTGAGGCAGTTTGAGCAGGAGGACTTAAGGACTGGTCACTTGTTTTATCACATGACGAGCGTCACATCTGGTCAGGACAGCTTTGAGTTCACTGTATTTACGTCGGAAGCTAACCTGACGAATCAGGTTGTCAACATCACAGTTAAGCCCCTGGTGAGGTTTGGCAAGGGGGTGAGAATACCCAATGGCATTGTGGTCAAACTCAACACTGGTTTTCTCAATGCAACTGAGCTGGCTTCTCTAACAGGCAGCGACCCCATCTTCGAGGTCGTGTCCCAGCCAAAGTACGGCAAGCTGGCCCGAGGAAAAGCCAAAGCTGGTATGAAAACGGAACCGGTGGAGTCTTTCTCCTTTCAGGATGTGAAGCAGGAGAGGTTATCCATCGAGCTCAATGCTAACATGACTGAAGTGCAGGAGCTGAACGACTCGTTGGTTTTTGTCGTGAAAGCGGAAAACGTCCCACCTGCCAAGGGAGAGTTCCGCTTCACTGTCGTTCCATACGATCCATCGCTAGTCAAAAGAACAGAGAGTCCCATCCTGACCACCAGCAGTCTTTTCTCTCAGTCTCTGAACCAAACGAACCAAACGACAGTGTTTGGTGTTGGGACAGCACTACCCTCCCTGTCCAcctccttcttctccacacaGAGACCCAGCAAGACCGACCAGAAGTTCAAAGGTCGTAATCACTGGGGAAACACCAACCGCAATGACTCGACAGGTACAACTTTGGGCAAACCCACCATGGGTAGAGGAGAAGACCTTTCTGGGATCCCCTTTATGATGACACCGGTCCGAGTAGAGTCATACCCACAGAGGACTTCCAACCCCCTATTGGTGATCCTACCTCTCCTGGTCCTGCTCCTATTGCTCATCATTCTGGTGGTGCTGTTTCTACTGCTGAGACGCAACAGGAAGAGGAAGCAGAAACCTCTGAACCTGAAACCGCTGCCCTCGCCCTCAACCCCACTGGCCTGTCACGACCAGCCACAGAGGAGCGCGGCCGTTCCCATGGTAACAGTGACTCCGCTGAGCCCAAGCGGCCCTGGAAGTCCTGCCTTGGACAGGCCGCTTCCTTTCGCCAATCAGGGCTCAGTTAGCAACTCTGCATCACCGCCGAACTGCTCATTGAAAGCTGTAAATCCAGAGAGTTCAGACCAGCTCATTAGGACCACACTCCCCACTCTACAGCAGAACCAGTACTGGGTATGA